One genomic window of Mucilaginibacter sp. SJ includes the following:
- a CDS encoding cytochrome-c peroxidase, which translates to MKKFGTTLCMLSVIMILSQSAFKNPEPLTAALLGRKLFFDPILSRTKKISCASCHKENFAFADTSAVSLGVQQRKGVRNTPSAMNMSLQVAFFWDGRASTLEQQALIPLQNPIEMDLPVALVVWRLGHNTYYKAAFSAVFHEAPNAANLAKALAEFERTLETGDSPFDDWRLNDNEAAVSESAKRGFAIFNSKGRCIQCHFGPDFNDVEFRSIGLYDGKILRDSGRACVTKKESDLGRFKIGALRNIAITAPYMHNGMFRTLRQVIDYYNDPDKIVPQSINRDTLLNTPMGLTEQEKTDLESFLVSLTDKRFAGKLKKLRPSTF; encoded by the coding sequence ATGAAAAAGTTTGGTACCACTTTATGTATGCTCAGTGTTATCATGATCCTTTCGCAAAGTGCTTTCAAAAACCCCGAACCACTAACCGCTGCTTTATTAGGCCGGAAATTATTTTTTGACCCGATATTATCGCGCACCAAAAAGATCAGCTGCGCATCCTGCCATAAAGAGAACTTTGCTTTTGCCGATACCTCTGCCGTAAGTTTAGGGGTACAGCAGCGAAAGGGTGTGCGTAATACGCCCTCTGCAATGAACATGAGCCTGCAGGTAGCCTTTTTTTGGGACGGGCGCGCAAGTACGCTGGAGCAACAAGCCTTGATCCCATTGCAAAACCCTATTGAAATGGATTTACCGGTAGCCCTGGTCGTATGGCGGCTTGGGCATAACACTTACTATAAGGCTGCGTTTTCCGCGGTTTTCCACGAAGCCCCGAACGCGGCGAACCTGGCCAAAGCGTTAGCGGAGTTCGAGCGGACCCTTGAAACCGGTGATTCTCCGTTTGATGACTGGCGACTGAATGATAATGAAGCAGCAGTGAGCGAATCGGCTAAAAGGGGATTTGCGATTTTTAATTCTAAGGGGCGTTGCATACAGTGCCATTTTGGCCCCGACTTCAATGATGTGGAGTTCCGTTCCATTGGTCTTTATGATGGCAAAATATTAAGGGACAGCGGCCGTGCCTGTGTCACGAAAAAGGAAAGCGACCTGGGCAGGTTCAAAATCGGGGCATTACGTAACATTGCCATTACCGCCCCATATATGCATAACGGCATGTTCAGGACTTTGCGCCAGGTCATTGACTATTATAATGATCCGGATAAAATAGTTCCCCAATCCATTAATCGCGACACGCTGCTCAATACACCTATGGGCCTGACCGAACAGGAAAAAACCGACCTCGAAAGTTTCCTGGTATCTTTAACAGATAAAAGATTTGCGGGGAAATTGAAGAAACTGCGGCCATCAACATTTTAA